A DNA window from Motacilla alba alba isolate MOTALB_02 chromosome 28, Motacilla_alba_V1.0_pri, whole genome shotgun sequence contains the following coding sequences:
- the TMEM221 gene encoding transmembrane protein 221 yields MPSPYPRQALMVLLLFGTLSAAMALLSSSLIFQLPSGRAAPGAAAGALPEPVAAALLPVAAALAALCLVLNVSCLLLCLLHGYLSTELCRGQPGPERAAWFLLDSRSVRHAAIGLFCCGVCLYLTALALSMLLLFQPEAGIAGACILASGILVLLISLLHALLRASRISRGSELSRALYENDSGSERSAAPPRPRPEIHREFSLPPFLEGKSQPGSASSSNLSSRSREFHRESQQELSRSKEIPRESQSQDWSRSGEFLRESQQELSRSREFPRESQEFSRSREFPRGSQDWSRSGEFLRESQQELSRSKEIPVKSQSQDWSRTHRTLLDSGLLQEQGKPWNVPSREMRNVLSHRATKDSTLV; encoded by the exons ATGCCCTCCCCGTACCCGCGGCAAGCCctgatggtgctgctgctcttcgGGACCCTGTCCGCCGCCatggccctgctctcctccagcctcaTCTTCCAGCTGCCGTCGGGCCGggccgctcccggtgccgctgCCGGGGCGCTCCCGGAGCCGGTGGCCGCCGCTCTGCTGCCGGTGGCGGCCGCGCTGGCCGCGCTCTGCCTGGTGCTCAACGtgagctgcctcctgctctgcctcctgcacgGCTACCTCAGCACCGAGCTGTGCCGGGGGCAGCCCGGGCCCGAGCG gGCAGCCTGGTTCCTCCTGGACAGCCGGAGCGTGCGGCACGCGGCCATCGGCCTCTTCTGCTGCGGGGTCTGCCTCTACCTCACAG ccctggcgctctccatgctgctgctgttccagccgGAGGCCGGCATTGCCGGCGCCTGCATCCTGGCCTCTGGAATTCTCGTCCTGCTCATCTCCCTGCTCCACGCGCTGCTCCGCGCTTCCCGCATCTCCCGCGGCTCCGAGCTTTCCCGAGCCCTCTACGAGAACGACTCCGGCAGCGAGAGGAGCGCggcgccgccccggccccgccccgaAATCCACCGGGAATTCTCCCTCCCACCTTTCCTGGAGGGCAAATCCCAGCCGGGCTCGGCCTCCAGCAGCAacctgagctccaggagcagggaattccACAGggaatcccagcaggaattGTCCAGGAGCAAGgaaattcccagagaatcccaaTCCCAGGACTGGTCCAGGAGCGGGGAATTCCTCAGggaatcccagcaggaattgtccaggagcagggaattccCCAGGGAATCCCAGGAAttttccaggagcagggaattccCCAGGGGATCCCAGGACTGGTCCAGGAGCGGGGAATTCCTCAGggaatcccagcaggaattGTCCAGGAGCAAGGAAATTCCCGTGAAGTCCCAGTCCCAGGACTGGTCCCGAACCCACAGGACCCTGCTGGACtcggggctgctccaggagcagggaaagcccTGGAATGTCCCCAGCAGGGAGATGAGGAATGTGCTGTCCCACAGGGCCACCAAGGACTCCACGCTGGTGTGA
- the MEF2B gene encoding myocyte-specific enhancer factor 2B isoform X1 has translation MGRKKIQISRILDQRNRQVTFTKRKFGLMKKAYELSVLCDCEIALIIFNSTNRLFQYASTDMDKVLLKYTEYSEPHESRTNSDILETLKRKGLGLESHELELEEGPEPPGDKGRRLGEGVDLSLARPRFYSPVPLPEAAYGSSPPGPEGSLGSGSSSPQAQGRSPAFRAAAPKPPGRSPGPLPPGLSYPLFPAASLSRALATKTPPPLFLGAEGRRGECQGSVASGRSGAGAARPLYPALQTLSPGSSGLPSHGLAGFPFLSPAQADFGAGEVPTPPGFLQPPPAWQHPRDMAALGASSRIVPAEEPAAVPGASPQRQAISIKSERVSPGLGCPPGPPQPPLASLASLSEASRAPGDLQPRDDFAKGFPPYAPGPPRPLHDEQRVPVPTVPTVPTVPTRRGQPVDVWQR, from the exons ATGGGCcggaaaaaaatccagatcaGCCGGATTTTGGACCAGCGGAACCGCCAG GTGACCTTCACCAAGCGGAAATTCGGGCTGATGAAGAAGGCGTACGAGCTGAGCGTGCTGTGCGACTGCGAGATCGCCCTGATCATCTTCAACAGCACCAACCGCCTGTTCCAGTACGCCAGCACCGACATGGACAAGGTGCTGCTCAAGTACACCGAGTACAGCGAGCCCCACGAGAGCCGCACCAACTCCGACATCCTCGAG ACGCTGAAGCGCaaagggctggggctggagagccacgagctggagctggaggaggggcCGGAGCCGCCCGGGGACAAGGGCAGGAGGCTCGGGGAGGGCGTGGATCTGTCGCTGGCGCGGCCCAGGTTTTAT AGCCCGGTGCCACTGCCCGAGGCCGCCTACGGCAGCTCGCCCCCGGGCCCCGAGGGCTCCctgggcagcggcagcagcTCCCCGCAGGCCCAGGGCCGCTCCCCCGCCTTCAGAGCCGCGGCCCCAAAGCCACCGGGACGGTCCCCAGGGCCGCTGCCCCCAG gGCTCAGCTACCCCCTGTTCCCTGCCGCCAGCCTGAGCCGCGCCCTGGCCACCAAGACGCCACCGCCGCTGTTCCTGGGGGCCGAGGGCCGGCGTGGCGAGTGCCAGGGCAGCGTGGCGAGCGGCCGCAGCGGCGCCGGCGCAGCG CGGCCGCTGTACCCCGCCCTGCAGACCCTGAGCCCCGGCAGCTCCGGCCTCCCGAGCCACGGCCTCGCCGGCTTCCCCTTCCTCAGCCCGGCCCAGGCGG ATTTTGGGGCTGGCGAGGTCCCGACGCCCCCCGGGTTCCTGCAGCCCCCCCCGGCGTGGCAGCACCCCCGGGACATGGCAGCGCTGGG GGCCAGCAGCCGGATCGTCCCCGCGGAGGAGCCAGCCGCTGTCCCCGGCGCGTCCCCGCAGCGCCAGGCCATCAGCATCAAGTCGGAGCGGGTGTCgccggggctgggctgtcccccgggccccccccagccccccctgGCCAGCCTGGCGTCCCTCAGCGAAGCCTCCCGAGCCCCCGGCGACCTCCAGCCCCGCGATGACTTCGCCAAGGGCTTCCCCCCGTacgcgccggggccgccgcggccGCTGCACGACGAGCAgagggtccctgtccccactgtccccactgtccccactgtccccacgAGGAGGGGACAGCCCGTGGACGTTTGGCAGAGATAG
- the MEF2B gene encoding myocyte-specific enhancer factor 2B isoform X2 — translation MGRKKIQISRILDQRNRQVTFTKRKFGLMKKAYELSVLCDCEIALIIFNSTNRLFQYASTDMDKTLKRKGLGLESHELELEEGPEPPGDKGRRLGEGVDLSLARPRFYSPVPLPEAAYGSSPPGPEGSLGSGSSSPQAQGRSPAFRAAAPKPPGRSPGPLPPGLSYPLFPAASLSRALATKTPPPLFLGAEGRRGECQGSVASGRSGAGAARPLYPALQTLSPGSSGLPSHGLAGFPFLSPAQADFGAGEVPTPPGFLQPPPAWQHPRDMAALGASSRIVPAEEPAAVPGASPQRQAISIKSERVSPGLGCPPGPPQPPLASLASLSEASRAPGDLQPRDDFAKGFPPYAPGPPRPLHDEQRVPVPTVPTVPTVPTRRGQPVDVWQR, via the exons ATGGGCcggaaaaaaatccagatcaGCCGGATTTTGGACCAGCGGAACCGCCAG GTGACCTTCACCAAGCGGAAATTCGGGCTGATGAAGAAGGCGTACGAGCTGAGCGTGCTGTGCGACTGCGAGATCGCCCTGATCATCTTCAACAGCACCAACCGCCTGTTCCAGTACGCCAGCACCGACATGGACAAG ACGCTGAAGCGCaaagggctggggctggagagccacgagctggagctggaggaggggcCGGAGCCGCCCGGGGACAAGGGCAGGAGGCTCGGGGAGGGCGTGGATCTGTCGCTGGCGCGGCCCAGGTTTTAT AGCCCGGTGCCACTGCCCGAGGCCGCCTACGGCAGCTCGCCCCCGGGCCCCGAGGGCTCCctgggcagcggcagcagcTCCCCGCAGGCCCAGGGCCGCTCCCCCGCCTTCAGAGCCGCGGCCCCAAAGCCACCGGGACGGTCCCCAGGGCCGCTGCCCCCAG gGCTCAGCTACCCCCTGTTCCCTGCCGCCAGCCTGAGCCGCGCCCTGGCCACCAAGACGCCACCGCCGCTGTTCCTGGGGGCCGAGGGCCGGCGTGGCGAGTGCCAGGGCAGCGTGGCGAGCGGCCGCAGCGGCGCCGGCGCAGCG CGGCCGCTGTACCCCGCCCTGCAGACCCTGAGCCCCGGCAGCTCCGGCCTCCCGAGCCACGGCCTCGCCGGCTTCCCCTTCCTCAGCCCGGCCCAGGCGG ATTTTGGGGCTGGCGAGGTCCCGACGCCCCCCGGGTTCCTGCAGCCCCCCCCGGCGTGGCAGCACCCCCGGGACATGGCAGCGCTGGG GGCCAGCAGCCGGATCGTCCCCGCGGAGGAGCCAGCCGCTGTCCCCGGCGCGTCCCCGCAGCGCCAGGCCATCAGCATCAAGTCGGAGCGGGTGTCgccggggctgggctgtcccccgggccccccccagccccccctgGCCAGCCTGGCGTCCCTCAGCGAAGCCTCCCGAGCCCCCGGCGACCTCCAGCCCCGCGATGACTTCGCCAAGGGCTTCCCCCCGTacgcgccggggccgccgcggccGCTGCACGACGAGCAgagggtccctgtccccactgtccccactgtccccactgtccccacgAGGAGGGGACAGCCCGTGGACGTTTGGCAGAGATAG